The genomic DNA TCGAGCTCCCCCCGGTCACGGCCGCGATCGACGTGATCGAGGCGGTCGAGGCGACGATCGTTCCGGATGCCTCGGGCCCGGCGTCGGCCGACTGGATCGTGCACCTCCCCGACGGCGGCGAGGTGCGTCCGCCGGTCGTGTTCGGCCGCCGCCCGACGCCGGTGCAGGGCGAGAGCGGCGTGCATGTGGTGACCCCGTCGCCGCAGCGCGAGATCTCGGGGCGTCATCTGCAGGTGCTCGTGGTCGACGGCGTCCCGGTCGCCATCGATCTCGCCTCGACCAACGGGACTCTGGTGCGCGCTCCCGGCCGGGCTCCTCATCTGCTCATCCACAACGCTCAGGTTGCGCTTTCGCCGGGTGATATCCTCGACCTCGGCGAGTCGTACCTCGTGACCGTGGGGGAAGCGGGGGCGGCGCGCACGGAGGCGGAATTCGGGTCGGTCAGCCCGGGCTGACACGGGAGGACTCGAAGGTGGCACCACGGCGCACGGCGACCCCTCCGGTGATCGCCGGCTACACCTACGTCCGGCCGCTCGGTTCGGGCGGGTTCGCCGACGTGTTCCTCTACGAACAGGACATGCCGCGCCGCGTCACGGCGGTCAAGGTGCTGCGCGCCGATGCGATCGACCCCGAGGTCAGACGCAGCTTCAACGCCGAGGCCGACGTCATGGCGCGGCTGTCGACGCATCCGGCCATCGTCACCATCCACCAGGCGTCGATCTCGTCCGACGGCCGCCCCTATCTCGCGATGGAGTTCTGTCCCGAGACGATGGCGGCCCGCTACAAGCGCGCGCCGCTGCCGATCGCCGAGGTGCTCGACGTGGGCGTGCGCCTCGCCGGCGCGCTCGAGACCGCGCACCGGGCGGGTCTGCTGCACCGCGACATCAAACCGTCGAACGTGCTCATCAACGCCTACGGTGCGCCCGTGCTGGCCGACTTCGGCATCGCCGCGGCCGCGCACGGCGACGACGAGAGCGAGGTCTTCGCGATGTCGGTGCCGTGGAGCGCGCCCGAGGTGCTGCGCGAAGAGGTGTCCGGCACCGTCGCGAGCGAGATCTGGAGCCTCGCGGCCACCCTGTACACCCTCGCCGCCGGACGCAGCCCGTTCGAGCTCGACGACCGCGCCCGCAACACCAGCGAACAGCTCATGAAGCGCATCTCGCGTGCGGTGTACCCGCGCATTCCGGTGCCCGGCACGCCCGCCGAACTCGACCGGGTGCTCGCGGCGGCGATGGTGCGCGAGCCGGCACGGCGGCCGGCGTCGATGGCCGCGTTCGCCGATCTGCTGCGCGACGCGCAGTACCGGCTCGGTCTGCCCGTCACCGCGTTCGAGGTCGCCGCGCCCGAGTGGGCCGGCGCCGCACCGGTGCGGTTCTCCGACGCGTCGGTGCGGGGGCCGGTCATCACCACCGTCGCCCCGAACTCGCGCCGGGCGCAGCGCGCCGCGAAGCGACTCGCGACCGGCGTCGATCGCGACGGCCTGCCCGTGGCCGCGGCCGCACCGAAGCGGTCGATGACCGCCGGGCTCGTCGGCGCCGGCATCGGCGTGGGCGTGGTCGCGGCCGCAGTGGTCGTCCTCGAACTCACCGGGCTCATCTGATGGCCGCCCGAACCGAGCGCCGCGGGCCGCGGCGCGCAGCGATCGCCGCGCTGATCGCCGCGATCGCCGTCGTGGGCACCGTCGCCGGGTTCGCGATCACGTCGGCCGGGTACCAGGCCCAGGAGGTGCCCCGGCTCGAATCCTCGGTGTGGGTGACCCGCGACGACGGCAAGTACGCCCGGGTCAACACCGACCTCGCCGAGCTCGACACGGTGCGCACGGTCGACGATCCGAGCGGGGTGGCGCAGTCGGGCGCCGACGCGGTGGTGTTCAGCGGAGGGTTCCGCGAGCGCTGGTCGGTCGACGCCGCGGCGCCGACCGATCTCGTCGACGCGCAGGCCGCCGCCGAGCCGGTCGACGGCGAGTCCCAGGCCGCCGCAGCGGTGGCCGACCCCACGCCCGAGGGCACCCGCGAGGTCGTGGTCGCCGGCCGCCACCTCGTCTACCGCAGCGACGCCGGCCGAGTCGCCGTCGGATCGCTCGACTCGCCCGACGTGTCGCCGGTCGACCCGTTCGCGGCGGAGGCGCGCGAAGCGGGCGGCGAGGCATCCGTCGTCTATTCGGCGAACGCCGTCGGCATCGACGACGACGGCCGGCTCGCGGCGTACTCGGCGGCCGAGGGCGCGGTGCGCCGGTTCGACGTCGACGCGCTCGAGTTCGTCGGCGGCCCGGTCGAGCTCGTCGACGCGCCCGGTGCGGATGCGGTGCTGCAGCTCGCGATGGCGGGCGGGCGCTGGATCCTCGTCGAGGCGGCCGAGGGCCGGGCCTGGATCGAGGGCCTCGACGAACCGATCGAACTCGACATCGCCGGCGACGCCCGGCTGCAGCAGGGCTCGGCCGATGGCGAGTCGGCGCTGATCGCCGACAGCGACGGGCTCGTCGAGGTCGACCTGTCGACCGGCGCAGCGACCCGCACCGTCCAGGCGGCGGGCGTTCCCGCCGCGCCGGTGCGCCTCGGCGACGAAGCCGTCGCGGCGTGGATCTCCGAGCGCGGCGGCCTGCTCTGGTCGGCGTCGCTCGGCGAGGTTCCGCTCACCGTGCCCGACGACGCGCTCGACTCCGTGTCGGCGATCGTGCCCGAACTGCGCTCGAACGGCGACCGGGTCGTGCTGAACGAGGCCACGAGCGGCCTCGTGTGGACCGCACCCGACGGCCGGGCGGTGCCGCTCGGCCAGTGGGAGGCCGACGACGACACCAAGCAGGAGGGGTCGCTCGTCGTCGACGACGTCGCCGAGCAGAAGCCGCCCGTCGCCGTCCCCGATGCGTTCGGCGTGCGCGCCGGGCAGCTCGTCCGGCTGCCCGTGCTGCTCAACGACCACGACCCCAACCGCTCCGACGTGCTCACGATCGACCGCGGCTCGCTCACCCAGCCCGACGGGTTCGGCACCGTGTCGCTCGTCGCCAACAGCCAGACGCTCGTCGTCGACGTGCAGGCGACGTCGGGCACGGCGACGTTCCAGTACGCCGTCTCCGACGGGCAGGCGGTGTCCGCCCCGGTCGCCGTGACCCTCACCGTGGTGCCCGACGACCAGAACTCGGCGCCCGAGTGGTGCGGCGTCGAGGAGTGCCGGCAGGTCTGGCCGTCGCCGCACGTGCTGGCCGGCGGCACCGCCATCGTGCCCGTGCTCGAAGCGTGGGTCGACCCCGACGGCGACCCGGTCGTGCTCACCGATGCGCGCGCCGTCGACGCCGACGCCCCCGTCACGGTGGTTCCCCGGGCCGACGGTCGCGTCGCGATCCGGCACACCGACCCCAACGCCGACGCCTCCGTCCCGATCACGCTGACCGTCACCGACGCGCACGGCGCGGCCACCGAGAAGACGCTCGAGCTCGTGGTGTCGGCGGCGTCGCCGCTCGAGGCCGACGCGGTCGCGGTCACGGCCGGTGCCGGCGAGACGGTCGTGGTGAAGGTCGCCGACCACGTCTCGGGCGGCTCCGGCTCGTTCCGCCTGCTGGACGCGGTCGACGCCAAGGCCGGGGCATCCGGTCTCATCGTCACGCCGAACCCCGCGGCCGGCGAGATCGAGCTGGGCGCACCCGAGCCGGGCGAACACGTCGTGACGTACACCGTCGTCGATTCCGTGTCCCAGGCCGAGCAGTCGGCGACGATCCGACTGACCGTGGTCGACCTCGACGCCCCGCTCGGCATCGCGCCGATCACGGCGTTCGTGCGGCCCGGCGAAGACACCACCGTCGACGTGCTGCGCGCGGTGCAGAACTCGAGCGGGCGCGTGCTGCTGGTGTCGGGCGCGTCGAGCTCCACCGGCGACCTCAGCGTCGGCATCGTCGGCGCGTCGCAGCTGCGGGTCGCGATCGCGGGCGGAACGGCGCCGGCCGGTGCGAACGCGCTGCTCGGCCGCGCCCGGGTGACGGTCACCGACGGCACGGGCGCCTCGGTCGTCGGCGTCGTCAACGTGTTCCTCGCCGCCGACGCGGGCGACGAGGCGCCGATCGCCCTGCCCGACAGCGTCACCGTGCGCGCCGGCGAACTCGCCGACATCCCCGTGCTGGCCAACGACGTCAGCCCGCGCGGCGCCCGCCTGCTCGTCGGGCACGACGTCGTCGGCTCCGGAACCGAGGGCGAGCTCGCGTTCGCCGCCGGCGACCAGCTGCGGTACGTCGCCCCCGACGTGCCGGGAACCTATCGCCTCGCCTACTCGGTCGCGCTCGAGAGCGACCCCGCACGCACCGACCACGCGGGGGTCACCGTGACGGTGCTGCCGGCCGGCGCCAACCGCCCGCCCCGCCCGCCGGTCCTGTCGGCGCGCGTCCTGAGCGGCCAGAGCGTCGAGATCCCGGTGGCGCTGACGGGCATCGACCCCGATGGCGACCGCGTGGCGCTCTCGGGCATCAGCCAGCCGCCCGCCGGCGCGGGCACCGCCTCCATCGGCGCCGAGGGCGACACCATCGTGTACCGGGCGCCCGCGGCGGGCGTGGCCGGCGGTCAGCTCGAATTCACGTACACCGTGCGCGACGGCGCCGGCGCCGAGCAGACCTCGACCGTTCGCGTCGGCGTGCTCGACGCCGAGCTCTCGGATGCGGCGCCCGTCACCTTCAGCGACTACGTGCGCACCACCCGCGGGTCGGCGACGCCGATCACGGTGCAGCCGCTCGGCAACGACCGCGATCCGGCGCTCGGGTCGCTCGAGCTCGTCGAGGTCGTGCCGAACGCGCCCAACGGCAGCTCCGAGTACGAGCGTCTCGCCGCGCTCATCGACGACGCGACGGCCCTCGACCACGGCCAGGTGGTGCTGCGGGCGGGCGACGTCGCCGGAACGAACTCCTACCTGTACACCGCCCGGTCCTCGACCACCTCGTCGACCGCGCAGGGGCTGATCGTGCTCGGCGTCGGGGAGTCCGCGGCGGTCGACCACCCGGTCATCACCGACACGGTGGTGACGGCGCGCAACCGCACCGACTTCGAGGGCCGCGGGCTCGACGTGGTCACCGGCAAGGTCTCCTGGTCGAACGGCGACCTCCAGAGCCTCGAGGTCGAGCTGTGGGGCGCCGCGGCGTCGCGGTACGACGTCGACGGCTGGCGGGTGTCGGGCAAGCTGCCGAAGAACGGCGACGTGGTGGCGTTCCGCGTCACCTCGCGCGACGACGACGCGGTCGAGGCCTACGGCATCCTGCGGATCCCCGCCTTCGACGACCTGCCGGTGCAGCTGCGTTCCGACCTCGACCCGGTCGACGTGGGCGAAGAGAAGACCGCCGCGTTCGACGTGCGCGACCTGCTCGACCTGCCGGCCGCCGACCAGGTGCAGCTGGGCGAAGGGCCTTTCACGGTGCAGCGCGCGAACTCGTCGTGCACCGCCGCCGGTGCCGACCGGGCCCAGTACCAGGCGGGCCGCGAAGCACCCTGGAGCGACACCTGTCTGATCCGGGTGCGGCTCGAGGGCCAGCAGCGGTGGTCGTCGATCGCGGTGCCGATCGAGATCGAACCGAAGAACCCGCAGGCCCAGCTGTCGGCGATCTCGCGCACCGTCGCGCCCGGCGCGACCGAGACGGTGGCGCTCTACGACGCGATGACCAGCTGGGAGGGCGGCCGCGTCGGCGATCGTGCCGCCCTGGCGTACAGCGTCTCGTACGGCGGGTCGGCGTTCCTGCAGCACGGCTCCGGCGACCAGGTCAGCTTCGAGGCGCGCGCGGATGCGGTGCCCGGCACGCGCGAGACCGCGACGGTGTCGGTGTCCGCGTTCGGCGGACTGAGCGCGACGATCACGCTCGTCGTCGGGGTGGCTCCGCCCGACGCGCCCCGCGGCGCCTCCTTCACGACGGAGTGCACGGTCAGCACCGGCAGCTGCTCGATCCCGGTGACCGGCATCGGCGGCGAGTACGATCCGTTCGCCGGCAAGCAGGGCGCGGGGTTGCACCTCGTGTCGATCGGCGCGAGCGGGGGCGGTGTGCGCTGCGACGCGGCATCCGTCTCGACCGCGGGCGACGCCGTCGTCGCGACCTTCCCCTCGGGCAAGGCCGCCTACGGCGGAACCTGCACCGTGCCGTACACGGTGCGCGACGCGCAGAACCGCACCGGGCAGGGC from Agromyces larvae includes the following:
- a CDS encoding serine/threonine-protein kinase; the encoded protein is MAPRRTATPPVIAGYTYVRPLGSGGFADVFLYEQDMPRRVTAVKVLRADAIDPEVRRSFNAEADVMARLSTHPAIVTIHQASISSDGRPYLAMEFCPETMAARYKRAPLPIAEVLDVGVRLAGALETAHRAGLLHRDIKPSNVLINAYGAPVLADFGIAAAAHGDDESEVFAMSVPWSAPEVLREEVSGTVASEIWSLAATLYTLAAGRSPFELDDRARNTSEQLMKRISRAVYPRIPVPGTPAELDRVLAAAMVREPARRPASMAAFADLLRDAQYRLGLPVTAFEVAAPEWAGAAPVRFSDASVRGPVITTVAPNSRRAQRAAKRLATGVDRDGLPVAAAAPKRSMTAGLVGAGIGVGVVAAAVVVLELTGLI
- a CDS encoding Ig-like domain-containing protein, yielding MAARTERRGPRRAAIAALIAAIAVVGTVAGFAITSAGYQAQEVPRLESSVWVTRDDGKYARVNTDLAELDTVRTVDDPSGVAQSGADAVVFSGGFRERWSVDAAAPTDLVDAQAAAEPVDGESQAAAAVADPTPEGTREVVVAGRHLVYRSDAGRVAVGSLDSPDVSPVDPFAAEAREAGGEASVVYSANAVGIDDDGRLAAYSAAEGAVRRFDVDALEFVGGPVELVDAPGADAVLQLAMAGGRWILVEAAEGRAWIEGLDEPIELDIAGDARLQQGSADGESALIADSDGLVEVDLSTGAATRTVQAAGVPAAPVRLGDEAVAAWISERGGLLWSASLGEVPLTVPDDALDSVSAIVPELRSNGDRVVLNEATSGLVWTAPDGRAVPLGQWEADDDTKQEGSLVVDDVAEQKPPVAVPDAFGVRAGQLVRLPVLLNDHDPNRSDVLTIDRGSLTQPDGFGTVSLVANSQTLVVDVQATSGTATFQYAVSDGQAVSAPVAVTLTVVPDDQNSAPEWCGVEECRQVWPSPHVLAGGTAIVPVLEAWVDPDGDPVVLTDARAVDADAPVTVVPRADGRVAIRHTDPNADASVPITLTVTDAHGAATEKTLELVVSAASPLEADAVAVTAGAGETVVVKVADHVSGGSGSFRLLDAVDAKAGASGLIVTPNPAAGEIELGAPEPGEHVVTYTVVDSVSQAEQSATIRLTVVDLDAPLGIAPITAFVRPGEDTTVDVLRAVQNSSGRVLLVSGASSSTGDLSVGIVGASQLRVAIAGGTAPAGANALLGRARVTVTDGTGASVVGVVNVFLAADAGDEAPIALPDSVTVRAGELADIPVLANDVSPRGARLLVGHDVVGSGTEGELAFAAGDQLRYVAPDVPGTYRLAYSVALESDPARTDHAGVTVTVLPAGANRPPRPPVLSARVLSGQSVEIPVALTGIDPDGDRVALSGISQPPAGAGTASIGAEGDTIVYRAPAAGVAGGQLEFTYTVRDGAGAEQTSTVRVGVLDAELSDAAPVTFSDYVRTTRGSATPITVQPLGNDRDPALGSLELVEVVPNAPNGSSEYERLAALIDDATALDHGQVVLRAGDVAGTNSYLYTARSSTTSSTAQGLIVLGVGESAAVDHPVITDTVVTARNRTDFEGRGLDVVTGKVSWSNGDLQSLEVELWGAAASRYDVDGWRVSGKLPKNGDVVAFRVTSRDDDAVEAYGILRIPAFDDLPVQLRSDLDPVDVGEEKTAAFDVRDLLDLPAADQVQLGEGPFTVQRANSSCTAAGADRAQYQAGREAPWSDTCLIRVRLEGQQRWSSIAVPIEIEPKNPQAQLSAISRTVAPGATETVALYDAMTSWEGGRVGDRAALAYSVSYGGSAFLQHGSGDQVSFEARADAVPGTRETATVSVSAFGGLSATITLVVGVAPPDAPRGASFTTECTVSTGSCSIPVTGIGGEYDPFAGKQGAGLHLVSIGASGGGVRCDAASVSTAGDAVVATFPSGKAAYGGTCTVPYTVRDAQNRTGQGTLTIDVLGYPQAPQSISTVAYTGTSVTLEIPLGEAAKAHPPVTGVTIQRDGRAQDASCSAALSGVWRCTVDGLENGQRSRYTARAVNSVGESVETSAVESWAYRAPEIIDATSRPVYDNGTRTDRAIVELTVRSSADTQGLRVVELNRSLERQGDVSTYRLELTPGGQVLTIVPSSRFQPPITGSIDGSARSISVEAAGAPRFRSEIGAGAKSDTSIEVTGGEVDANGSSAAIETRYVAWRNGGQPQCSVTSSGGGLTVSGGSDAIVSDTPVISGVESYETYRVKACASNGFGLVESNTVSVNVVVTPPKPGGTTTYTVNTTPEQNGSQYYYRLKSAPEISVPNNYKQRQYKLSGGDWSDTFTLDPEWAPSEVQVRGCWILGICTESATATPATAPTTVIVTFADQCRAEPAADLVTISSAARGSATVTWVTAEDAKSAVYTVTFTGAYASLQPIERTVNLCPPEPEPEPDPDPPTTDPTDPDPPTTDPTDPGTGTGG